One Algoriphagus sp. Y33 genomic window, GTGGCGCACAACCCTGGAAGTTTACTATCATCGAAGACAGCCTTTTAAAAAGCCTGCCCCACGAAAGTTCCTATGTGGACGTCAACGCGGACGAGGGAAAGAATACCTACTATGCCGTCGGACAGGCGAAACTACGATATACTGAAAGCGACTATTTGCAGAATGAACTTAAGATAACCCTGGTGCGCAAAGGAAAAGAAACACCGGGGCCGGGAATTGCATGGCCCGTGCAACGCGGAGCCAATTTCGAGGTTTTCGATGTGTCCGCCTATAAGCTACGCCATAATGAAATATTTGAACTGATCATTGAGCAAAAGAATTCACGCTCAGGCAATAACAAAAAAACAATCAAATACAGGTATGTCAACCCGGACTATGTTAAGTAAAACACTGATAGCTGTCGCGCTCTTATTGGCCCTGGGCTCCTGCACCGGCAAGAAAACGGGGTTCGTGGACCTGTTCAAACTCGTTGAGGGTTTCGAACTGCAAAAGGAATACACAGGTGAGGCCCGGCGCGAAATGGAAAGGGAAAAATCCATGATCGACAGCATTATCTATACCGAGAAACTGCGCAGCCCGGCAACCTATGAGACCGCGCAGCAGGACCTCTATAACGCCCTGTACCGCAAAACCGAAGAGCGGAACAAGGAAATAGAAAAGATGATCTGGAAAAGGCTGAACCCCTATATCGTCGAATACGGCAAGGAAAAAGGCTATGCCTATATCTACGGTGCGAACGGTACGGGCAATGTCCTGTACGCCGACGAAAGCGAAGATATCACAGAAGAACTCATTGAATATGTCAACAAACGCTACCATGATAAAAAATAAGGGTATTTGCGGCATAGTGCTGACTCTGTTTACCTGGCTATGCCTCGCGGGATGCGACAAGCACACCGGTGGTAGCAAAGGTGAGTTCGACCGATTTACACGGGAGCTCACCGTGGACGACTGGCAATTCAAACTGAACGTGGAGAACCAGAACAGGCTAAAACAAGAGGATACCGCCGCCCTTGACGGCCAATACCTGAAGGCCACCCTGCACCTGTCCAACGGGCGGACCCAAAAGCCCTTGCTGTATAGTGTTTCCGCCGACGAGGAGGAGTATGAAGCCAACTACAGGTTCCTGGCTTTTGATTGCAGGGATGACCTCTACATAAAATACAAAGATGAGTTCATATACCCTATAGGGTACGTGTTCGAGCCATCAAACGGCCTTGCCGGGACCGAAAGGCTGGTATATAAATTCCGGATAGAAAACAAAATATTCGATGAGATGAAGCGGGACAACAGTGAGGTTGAATACTGGTACATCGAAAGGCTGGCCGGGCTGGGAAAAATATGTTTTACACACAATAATTAGTCACATGAAAGTGAATGCTGTAAAATTGACATCAAGGCATAGAAAGAAAATCTCCGCGTTATTGCTGACCGTAATGCTTAGCGAGCTTGTGCTGCCGCTGAAAGCGCTGGCGTTGACCTCGGGGCCTTCGCAACCGGAGTTCCAGGGCTTTACCCCTCTGGCCACTACCTCGCTGGTGGACCCTTTCAGCGGTGATTTCAGCTATAACATACCGTTGCTGGACATCGAAGGCTATCCATTGAACCTGGTGTACCGCGCTACCTCCAATATCGAGGAAGAAGGCTCCTGGGTGGGTTATGGCTGGAACCTGAACGTGGGTACGCTCAACAGGATGGTCCGGGGCCTGCCGGACGATATGAACGGTGAGGAGATCAAAAGTTTTCAGAACATCAGGGAGCGCCAGGTGCAAACCACCGGCGTCAGCTTTGAGCCCAATATCAGTTTCAACGTCGGGGTTAGCGAGGGTATCGGCCTGAGTGCGGGCGTACAGTCCCATCTGGGCTTTACCAAGGATGAAGACAATTATACGGGAAGAGCCGTTGGTGTTTCCGTAGGCGGCGGGGTCTATGCCGGGGTACAGGCCGGGCCTTTTAGCGCAGGGGCAAGCGCAGGCGTAACCCTGGCCGCCAATTCCGCGAGCGGGGGTTCCGTAACACCCTATGCCGGTTTCAATGCGGGCCTGACCCTGAATGACTATTGCTCAATCGGGTTCGGCCGCTCGGTCAACCGCACCTTCAGTACCATCAGCGGGTGGGCGCAGCCGAATATCGTGGGCACATTCAATATTTCTAATGTTACCCGGGAGATACAGAAAAACTTCATTAACAGTGTCAGCAACGAAATACCGCAGGTTACTATACCCTACTCGTATGTCAGCAACGGGACGTCGTACCGGCTCGACCTGGGTGTGGAATTAGGCATCATTGAAAACCTGGGACTGGATATGGGCATCGGGATCACAGCGACTTCAGCGACTTCGACAACGAAATATAACAGTTCCAATGTCCACAGGGGATATGGATACATGTATTACGAAAATGCTACCGGCGGTGACCTTCTTGACTTCACCCGTGACAAGGATGGCGGCATCAACAAATCCATGTCTTTTCTGCCGCCGGCAATGAAGACCTATGACGTATTCAGCTCTACGGCCCATGGAGCGGCCAGCACATTCAGGGCTGACCGTAACGACTTCGGTACCGTACACGACCCCTGGGTTGAATTTAAGAATACCGACCTGGCCAACAAGACACATCAATTGACGGTAAAAGCGCACCTGGCGCTGACCTGCTGGCTGGGCGTATCCATCAAATATGATAATATACAAACTTCCACCGAGGGCCATGTCTCCAGCGGCGGTGCGGCGGACGACGCTGTGGCTTACCGCTCAACAAAGGGAAAGGACCCTAACCTGTTCTTCAAGGTATGCGGAGCGCCTTCCCCTGTAGACGAGGCATATATCGCCCAAGTGGGCAAATACGGGTTCTACCGCCAGGATAAATCCCATACCGTCAAGGGCATCAGCGATCAAAAGCGGTTGATAATGGCCGAACCCATTTTGGTATTGACCAATAAGGATATAACCACCATGTTTCCCGGGGGAACGGTTATTCCCGACAGTCTGCCGAGTTACCAAAAAGGCACGCCTCTCTACGAAGCAAATATTAATAAGTATGGCAGAAAAGATTCCAGCAAAATTGGAGCGATAATGAATACCAACCAGAACGGTGAAACCTATGTATATGCCATCCCGGTCAACAACCATATCAAAAACGAAGTGGCTTTTCGTGCCAATGGCTTTAATGGTCCGGCTTTTAGCTACAATGAACGGGAAGGGTTAATGTCCACCGGGTCTGCAGAACCCCCTTTCGATGGTCAAAATGTGCAACAGCGAGACTACTTGTATAAAAATACCCTCACTCCAGAATACGCTACCTCTTACCTGTTGAACGCGGTTTTGTCGCCTGACTACGTGGACGTCAACAATGACGGTATCACTGACGATGACATGGGCCGGTTTGTAAAATTCAATTACACAAAAACCGAAGACGATTACCGCTGGCGCGTACCTTATGCCGACCAGAACGATAACGTCGCCCTCCTCAACCAGGGTGTCAAAGTGACCAAATTCGATGACATGGGCTCCTATGTGATCGGCTCCAAAGATCTGTGGTATACGCATTCCATCGAATCAAAGAACCGTGTCGCTGAATTTTACCTGAGTGACCGTGCGGATGCCAGGGACAGCCGGAGTAATATCATGCGGAATGACCACCCGCATAAGATAGACGCATATGATGATGATAAGGGTGCATTCGGCAGGATGCAGCGCCTGGACTCTATTAAATACTATGACAAGCACGACCGGTATTTCAACAAAGGAAACGCCGTGCCTTTGACCACCATCTATTTTGATTACGATTATAATATTTCATCGGGCGTGCCCAATTCTGACGCTGGAGGCAAACTCCGGCTGACTAAAGTCAGGGTCAGGCATGGCCATGAACCTATCGAGTTTGCGGAAACCTATAACCTGGGTTATTCTTCTTCCAATCCTGCATATAGTATCGGCGCCAAGGACGGTTGGGGCAATTATTACCCCAACAACCGCCCACACCCGTTGTGCGAGTTCCCCTATATAGACCAGTTCGGATCTGCTGATAACGATGCGATAGCCAGTGCATTCCACCTAACCTCCATCGGATTGCCATCCGGGGGAAAGATCAACATCGGATACGAAGCGGATGACTATGCTTATGTCCAGGACAAACGCGCTATGGCGCTGACTCCGGTCGTCGGCGTTGGCATGACGCCCAACGTGCTGTTCACAGACGCCTTCGGCCTATATGACGGGGGAAGAAACCCATTCCTGTATATTTATGTCAAAAAGCCGGGCAATCTGAGCGGCGACTTCAAAAACTATTTGCTGAACGGGTCCGACCTGCTGTATTTCTCTTTCAATATCAATATAGCAGGCAATGCCTTTTCCACTTTCGACCAGGTAAAGGGCTACGCGCAAGTGGAGACGATCGGCGTCTGTCCTAACTCCGCAGGCCAATATCTTTATATCAAAGTAAAACCCGTTAACCTGACAGGTACGAATGTCAAACCCAGCCCGATGGTGAATACGGCTATCAACATGGCCAGGGCCTACGCATCCGACCAGTTGTATTTCCAGGAGGCTGAAAGGCCAGATGGGCATAACCAGAACCATGCAGCCAGACTGAAAAAGGCAGCCCACCAAGTAGCGGATGCTGTTTTCGGAAGGAACTCTATCGCGGAACTGATGAAGGACTACCAGGCCGCACATAAATACATAGCCTCGAAAAGTTATGTCAAGCTGGCGATGTCGAAACCTAAGATCGGGGGCGGGTCCCGGGTTTCCGAAATCACCTTCAGCGATGAATGGGGCCAGATGACACCCGGGGAGTCTCCCTGGGCCACGGGTTACAGGTATGCTTACGAGGACAAGTCCGGCTTTTCTTCGGGGGTAGCCTCTTATGAGCCGACACTGGGCGGGGAAGAAAACCCTTTGAGGACAGGCGCCTCCTACAAGCTCAGCAGCAATACGTCGAAATACCCGCCTTATGACCCGGTGGAATTGCTAAAGGAAGACCCTGTGGGAGAATCCTTCTTCCCTATGGGTTCGGTGGGTTACAGCCGCGTGGTGATTGAAAGCATCCACAAGGATTATGCAAGGTCTGCACGCTCGAAGGTGGTGCAGGAATTTTATACGGCAAAGGATTTCCCGTTCATCGCGAAATTCGGCCCCAGAAAGGTATCCATGTCCATCGACGCGGACTACCCGAACCCTGGGCTGAGGGATATACTGCTGAGTTTCCTGGGAGTCTCCAACACCAGCTCATCTTCGGCCAACAGCTTTTTCATCAAACAGGACTTTATCGTAGAGACCAATGATATGCATGGCAAGCAAAAGGCCAGTTACAAATACCGCCTGCTACCTAAAGACAATAAGGAAGAACTTATTTCTTCGACCGAATATTTCTACCATGCCGATGGTAACGGAGGGTTAAGGAACGAGGTGGATGTTATCGAATACAAGGCTGTTATCCCACAGTATCAGAATTGTCCCCCTGAAACGGTAGCCCAATTCCCCCAACGAAACCTGGCAGTGGCGAAACGAACATTGGGCGTGGACATAGATGTCTGCACGGATAGCAGGGAGGCAACATCCTCTGAAACAAGGCAGATGGCCAAAAAAGGCGGGGGGCTGAAGATCTGTATCCCGCCATCCATCACCCCGAAATTCAACTGGATAGAAGCTACCCATAAACATACAGATTATTTCAGGGCTACGACCACTACCAAGATCATCAACAAATACGGTATTCTAAAAAGTGTCAGGAATTATGAAGAAGGGGCCGAAACCATCGTGGAGAACAAATACTATGACGCAGTGACCGGAGCCCCCGTAGTGCAGGTGGTCAAGGATAAATATGGTGATGATATTTACTCTACCAATATTCCCGCGTATTGGACGAAAACAGACCTGGAACCCGCTTATTCCGGGTACCCGCTTTACGCTACAGGCCAGGAAGTAACCCCGCTGATCAACGGTACGCTGAATTTCAGCAGTGTTTCAGCGCCCCAGCTTGGCGGCAACAGCTTCCTGCAGGCTTCATTTACGACTGCCGAGGACCTCTTCCACACCGGCGACGAGCTGTTTGTCAAGGCGGTGCTTAACACTGCTGGGCCCACAGCGCAGTGGTATCGGTTGTACGTTACAGACGTACTGGTGCACAAAGCCGATACCGGAGAGCCTGACCCCTTGTCGAGGCTGTACGGCAAAGGCCTGTCGACCGGGGTTAATTTTAAGGTATATGTCGCGCCTCACAAAATAACAAACGGCATAATCCAATCTGGCAACAGCCTTTCAAGCATCCAAACAGTTTTTAAATACCGCTCCGGCAGAAAAAACATGCTGGGACTCTCAGCCGGTAATTTCCGCAGCTACGGTAACTCACTGATACTCGCGGAAGATGATACTTTATGGGTTGGCAGTCAGGAATGTGACCTGCCCAGCTTCCTGCGCCCGGTGATAGACGCCGCGGCGAACAGGTATGCAAGTATCCATAGCCTGGAGGACGGCTCCCTGGGTTATTCTTCGCTGAACCCCGTTTCAACAGCTGTTATGAACCAGCTTTATGTCAGCGCTACTTACACGCTGATCGGCGACAGGCTGGGCCTGACCGCCAGCGGTACCACGATAACAGAGCAGCGCCGCAACGGGTTGCTCAATAACTGGTATTACTGGCTTCCTTCACGCTATGACAGTACGGGCTCGTTTATCCCGCTCAAACCCATGCTGCATCACTGGGACGATTCTATTTTCAGGGCGACCGTTAAGGCCAATGGCAATGCCATTTGGTCCCCCGCTTCGACGGTGACCCGATCGCTGCCTTCCCTTGGTCCGGTAGAGGAAAAGAACAACCTGGGTATTTATAATGCCATATTCGTTGAACCGGTATCCAAAAAGGTCAAACACACAACCGCCAACGGCAGGTTCGGCCAGACCTGGGTAGAGACTTTCGAGGACATGCGGCGTGTACGCAAATACAATGGTGAGTCGGACCTGGTGTTCTCACCCTTCCAGGAAGATATGAGCACCACCTCCGGACTCGTTCCTGGTTACGGAGTTTTTGAAAAAATCCAGTCGCCTAGCAATACCAACGGTGTAAATGGTTCATTCACCCTGGACAGCACGGTATCGCACAGCGGCCTGTACTCCATGAAAACAACCGGGGGTACCAGCGTTAAAATTACGCCGCAATTGCGTACCGGGACCGGTTCTTATTCCAACCTTTTTGACTTCAACCTGGATGTCGCCACTGACCAGAAATTCACCTGCGAGGTATGGGTGAAGCGGAGCAGCGGCGTTATCATCGCACCACAGGTAACCATTGGCGGCGGTTCACCAACGTCTATGACGGCAGCATCCAATTCCATTGAGGGCTGGACACTGTACCGGTTGAATATCAACGTGAGCGATAATGTCGCCGTTACGTTCAATTTTCCGCACAGCCAGAATTATGACGACCTAAGGGTGTACCCGATGGCTTCCAATGTAAAAGCATATGTATACCATCCTTTCAAAAGCTACCTGATGGCGGTATTGGATGAAAACAACTATGCAACCTACTACGAATACAATACCCGCAACCAACTGGTCCGCCTGAAAAAGGAAACAGAAAAAGGCATTATCACGATGACTGAGAACATCAAAAATATTAAAGCGAACTAAGGACGATATGCATAGAAAATACCTGTGGCTGCTTTGCATCATACTAATCCCACTGGTCTCCCCGGCCCAGCAGGACGCGGCTGCGGCATACGATAAATTAACGGAACTGACAGCGCTTTTCCATGGCAGGAAACCATACTCCTGCCTGGCCATCACGGAGGTGCGTTATCCCGGGAAAGCGGGGAAGGTGATAAGGGACACTTCCAGGCTGGTGTATAAAAACGGCGCAACCTGGTACCGTTCCCGGCTCGTGGAGCGATTGGAAGGCCCGGAAGGGGAACTGGTCATCAACCATGAATTGAAAACGGCCACTTTGCAAATCTCGGACAGTATCAAACTGGCCCTGCAAAAGGAGTTGGCAATCAAGCCGAACAAAGAATACGAAGCTTTGTTGGACGACGGTTTTGCGCAAAAGGACGAGCAGGCATTCAGGGATTATGTGACCGGTAAATGCAATGTCACCTGGAACCGGGACGGGCAAGCCGGGGAGATCACGATTGTACCTAAACAGGAGGAAGGCTCCGTATTCCTGAATATCACGATCAGGTACGATAAGGATTCCAGGGTATCGTATTACCAATATGCCTTCCGGGACGCCTACAGCAGCGATTGGGAAGGAAACCGGATATTCCGGAAGGTGACCACCATCTATGACGGTTTCAGCTATGATAACGTACCGGACATCCCCGTTGCATTGGGGGACTACCTCGACTGGGACGGATGGTCCGTGCAATTAAAAAAGTTCACTAATTACAAATTTTCATTGCTATGAAAAAAATGCTCAGGGTAACAAGCGATTTTTTCAAACAGTTCAACCATAAATGCCTGGTGATAGGCACGCTCCTGCTGTTGTTGCAGGTGCAGGCTTCCGGACAGACTTTTGAATTTCCGCACAGCGTATTTTCCGATACGTTATCTCTCAAGACTGTGCTGACCACCACGGCCTCATCCTGTGACACCTTCGACGTGAAACATGATGCTTTTGGCGCCATGACGGGGCCGAAGACAGGCCCGAACTTCATCCTGAAAAGCGTGACGTCGCTGGTCAAGCTGGTTGTTGACGTACAATCCATGCAGGTAGGGAAGTACGATTCATTTACCTATATGATCACCTACGAGCTTTGGGGCCAGACCGACTCAAATTCCGCACCCGTGTTGCTGACCCCAAATGGGGATGACACGCTGACCGTTTCTTATGATGGGGACTCCCTGCAACTGATCAACGATAATTCCTTCCGGATAGCGGGCAGCTACAGCCGGCTAGAGATAATCATCTGCGATGTCTACAAAATCACCAATAACGCAGGCCAAATCAACTACAACCTTATCAGTCCAGGCCCCAATCCAAACGTCGCTGACTTTGTCTATGTAGTCGGTGAAGTGCATGTCCAGAAATTCACCTATCCCACCAGCCTGAGCGTGGGAAGTGTCGCGATGACCAATAATATCGGCAGTAACGGGACCGTGCTGCTGGACTGGGGAGCTGGTGTTTCGGGTATCACACCGGCGGCCTACGAAGTGGAATGGACCTATGTCAACCCTTACGGGACACAGGACTATGATTTCAGGAACAACGCCACCCGGATTTTTACCAATAAT contains:
- a CDS encoding OmpH family outer membrane protein, translated to MLSKTLIAVALLLALGSCTGKKTGFVDLFKLVEGFELQKEYTGEARREMEREKSMIDSIIYTEKLRSPATYETAQQDLYNALYRKTEERNKEIEKMIWKRLNPYIVEYGKEKGYAYIYGANGTGNVLYADESEDITEELIEYVNKRYHDKK